One Cytophagales bacterium genomic region harbors:
- a CDS encoding T9SS type A sorting domain-containing protein, with the protein MHKICQFLFLGLAIGGSGHVSNSQVKVNTNGESYDRDNRIARMLTPNVQFQNPTPARPPVWRTGQRPMAGGSGISLQKKLLDYIKATYPEESYGEFELKNMITSPAGFHYLFQQTYMGFPVYEASTKINLAKVPPVGGAEYITLRITSVFDNTFLLDSLAVIPEDADTNIAGKYLQEHFKDVLIENTHGISLKDGMSYSSNIQFTSVEILYADGNYLKKGILLRYGSLNTSTGSFEILFDKGGMIIHEKDLNTYAHGVQRSVLPSNPGRYVQDTTEKDSLVNACIFNPDPLTTANVTYGSPYVDSNDVDIVELNAERDSVMMTVKFKNDTFFLESPYCVVGEYDPPANSVCFDTTADLCYTRSDVCFEQVNIFYHINNYQDYLQSLGFDSLVNYQIKVDANGMSGADNSMFSSFSNLLSFGEGGVDDGEDADVIIHEYGHAISYSAAPNTNTGTQRKTLDEANADYLAASLSRSIDTSGWQKVFNWDGHNGFWSGRWVISNKHYPEDWVGGINQDADIWSATLMQIWEDIGRTDADRILLQSLYSYAPNLTFTQAAYLFLQADSLLYNGANYFVIYRRFRDRGILPLLPYSAVLIDKVDPVCYDSCDGQAAVIVLGGVPPYTYQWDDSTAQDSSTAIGLCAGTYVVTFVDSLGDTASVTIALNEPTAFSVSLFSTPDSCTGCSNGTAAAIVSGGSGNFIYQWNDPDSQATATATGLTAGIYIVTITDTFCGNTSVDTVTVGSLIAVSKLTDNSANNVEVFPNPSTGIVTVQVGRSENLREIHSIKLYNIMGEYVARIGNPSGKGADGRWSMDISDFTNGIYFMKIQTVEKVVTKKIVLVK; encoded by the coding sequence ATGCATAAAATTTGTCAATTTCTATTTCTCGGATTAGCTATAGGTGGTTCAGGGCATGTAAGCAATTCCCAGGTCAAAGTAAATACTAACGGGGAAAGTTATGACAGGGACAATAGAATTGCCCGGATGCTAACCCCCAACGTTCAATTTCAAAATCCAACACCTGCCCGCCCGCCTGTCTGGCGGACAGGCCAAAGGCCTATGGCAGGCGGGTCCGGCATATCGTTACAAAAAAAACTGCTTGATTATATCAAAGCCACCTATCCTGAAGAATCTTATGGTGAGTTTGAATTGAAAAATATGATCACAAGCCCTGCTGGTTTTCATTATCTTTTTCAGCAAACATATATGGGATTCCCTGTTTATGAGGCAAGTACTAAAATAAATCTGGCCAAAGTCCCGCCAGTTGGCGGGGCAGAGTACATAACATTAAGAATTACATCGGTTTTTGATAATACGTTTCTGCTGGACTCATTAGCAGTGATCCCAGAAGATGCAGATACTAATATTGCCGGTAAATATTTACAAGAACATTTTAAAGATGTATTAATTGAGAACACACATGGCATTTCTTTAAAAGATGGCATGTCTTACAGTTCTAACATACAATTCACTTCTGTGGAAATATTATATGCAGATGGAAATTATTTGAAAAAGGGAATACTTTTACGATATGGTTCTTTAAACACATCAACCGGTTCGTTTGAAATATTGTTTGATAAAGGGGGGATGATCATTCATGAAAAAGATTTAAATACGTATGCGCATGGCGTTCAGCGCTCTGTGCTCCCGAGTAACCCGGGACGCTATGTACAAGACACAACTGAAAAAGATTCTCTCGTAAACGCCTGCATCTTCAACCCCGATCCGCTTACAACTGCAAACGTAACTTATGGTTCACCTTATGTTGATTCAAATGATGTTGATATTGTTGAACTAAATGCAGAAAGGGATTCTGTTATGATGACTGTAAAATTTAAAAATGATACATTTTTTCTTGAAAGCCCATATTGTGTTGTTGGTGAATATGATCCACCCGCCAATTCTGTTTGTTTTGATACCACCGCTGATCTTTGCTATACACGAAGTGATGTTTGTTTTGAGCAGGTAAATATATTTTACCATATCAATAATTACCAGGATTATTTGCAAAGTTTAGGTTTTGACAGCCTTGTAAATTATCAAATAAAAGTAGATGCCAATGGAATGAGCGGGGCGGATAACTCCATGTTTTCTTCCTTTTCAAATTTGCTTTCCTTCGGTGAAGGCGGGGTGGATGACGGAGAAGATGCTGATGTGATCATTCACGAATATGGACATGCCATCTCTTACAGCGCAGCGCCTAATACTAATACAGGGACGCAACGTAAAACTTTGGATGAAGCCAATGCTGATTATTTGGCTGCTTCCCTGTCCCGTTCGATTGATACATCCGGTTGGCAAAAAGTGTTCAATTGGGACGGACATAACGGGTTTTGGTCTGGCAGGTGGGTTATAAGTAACAAACATTATCCGGAAGATTGGGTTGGCGGTATTAACCAGGATGCTGATATTTGGAGCGCTACTTTAATGCAGATCTGGGAAGACATTGGCAGAACTGATGCTGACCGGATCCTTTTGCAATCTTTATACAGCTATGCTCCAAATTTAACGTTTACACAGGCAGCTTATTTGTTTTTACAGGCAGACAGCTTGTTATATAATGGAGCAAATTATTTTGTGATCTATAGACGTTTTAGAGATAGAGGAATCCTTCCACTGCTGCCTTACAGCGCTGTGCTAATAGATAAAGTTGATCCGGTTTGTTATGATTCCTGTGATGGACAGGCAGCGGTAATTGTTTTAGGTGGCGTACCGCCTTATACTTATCAGTGGGACGATAGCACTGCACAAGATTCATCTACTGCTATTGGACTATGTGCCGGAACTTACGTTGTTACTTTTGTTGACTCATTAGGAGATACAGCTTCTGTAACAATAGCGCTTAATGAACCAACTGCCTTCTCTGTATCCCTTTTTTCTACACCTGACTCCTGTACAGGCTGTAGCAATGGTACTGCTGCAGCGATTGTGAGTGGTGGTTCGGGAAATTTTATTTACCAATGGAATGATCCCGATTCTCAGGCTACTGCCACAGCTACCGGACTGACTGCGGGGATTTACATTGTAACCATTACCGATACATTTTGCGGTAATACTTCCGTTGATACTGTAACAGTAGGCTCACTGATTGCTGTTAGCAAGTTAACGGATAATAGCGCTAACAATGTAGAGGTATTTCCCAATCCGTCTACCGGCATCGTTACAGTTCAGGTTGGGCGCTCCGAAAACCTGAGAGAAATACATTCAATCAAACTCTATAATATAATGGGGGAATATGTAGCTCGGATTGGTAATCCGAGTGGCAAAGGGGCAGATGGCAGATGGAGCATGGATATTTCGGATTTTACGAATGGGATTTATTTTATGAAAATTCAGACTGTTGAAAAGGTTGTTACGAAGAAAATTGTGCTGGTAAAGTAA